A genomic window from Pseudomonas alcaligenes includes:
- a CDS encoding adenosine deaminase encodes MTDWITALPKAELHLHLEGSLEPELLFALAERNKIALPWADVDSLRGAYAFNNLQEFLDLYYQGANVLRTEQDFYDLTWAYLLKCQEQGVIHTEPFFDPQTHTDRGILFEVVLRGIRQALVDGEKQLGISHGLILSFLRHLPEEAAFATLEQAMPFRDAFVAVGLDSSEQGFPPRLFQRVFAKARSEGLHAVAHAGEEGPPEYIWEALDLLKVERIDHGVRAIEDERLMQRIIDEQIPLTICPLSNIKLCVFDDMRQHNILQMLERGVKVTVNSDDPAYFGGYVGENFAALERDLGMTREQAARLASNSLEARLVK; translated from the coding sequence ATGACCGACTGGATCACTGCCCTGCCCAAGGCCGAGCTGCACCTGCACCTGGAGGGTTCGCTGGAGCCTGAACTGCTGTTCGCCCTGGCCGAGCGCAACAAGATCGCCCTGCCCTGGGCCGACGTGGACAGCCTGCGCGGCGCCTACGCCTTCAACAACCTGCAGGAGTTCCTCGACCTCTACTACCAGGGCGCCAACGTCCTGCGCACGGAGCAGGACTTCTACGACCTGACCTGGGCCTACCTGCTCAAATGCCAGGAACAGGGGGTGATCCACACCGAGCCCTTCTTCGACCCGCAGACCCACACCGACCGCGGCATTCTCTTCGAGGTGGTGCTGCGCGGCATCCGGCAGGCGCTGGTCGACGGCGAGAAACAGCTGGGCATCAGCCATGGCCTGATTCTCAGCTTCCTCCGTCACCTGCCCGAGGAAGCCGCCTTCGCGACCCTGGAGCAGGCCATGCCGTTCCGCGACGCCTTCGTCGCCGTCGGCCTGGATAGCTCGGAGCAAGGCTTCCCACCGCGCCTGTTCCAGCGTGTGTTCGCCAAGGCCCGCAGCGAAGGCTTGCACGCGGTAGCGCACGCCGGCGAGGAAGGCCCGCCGGAGTACATCTGGGAAGCCCTGGACCTGCTCAAGGTCGAGCGTATCGACCACGGCGTGCGGGCCATCGAGGACGAGCGCCTGATGCAGCGCATCATCGACGAGCAGATCCCGCTCACCATCTGCCCGCTGTCCAACATCAAGCTCTGCGTGTTCGACGACATGCGCCAGCACAACATCCTGCAGATGCTCGAACGCGGCGTGAAGGTGACGGTGAACTCGGACGACCCGGCCTACTTCGGCGGCTACGTCGGCGAGAACTTCGCCGCCCTGGAGCGCGACCTGGGCATGACCCGCGAGCAGGCCGCCCGTCTGGCCAGCAACAGCCTCGAGGCAAGGCTGGTAAAGTAG
- a CDS encoding fatty acid cis/trans isomerase — protein sequence MPRRFLAVLTLLASPWLGAESLSYSRDIQPIFTAKCVACHACYDAPCQLNLGSGEGVLRGASKQPVYDGTRTRAQATTRLFFDARGEAAWRVRGFYSVLDGQAALVARMLELGRDNPLTPNAKLPADLDLSIGRDNQCPAPEEFDAYAKKFAHAGMPFAVSGLSDAEYATLQRWLEQGAVVEEQALQPSATEQQQIAEWEALLNAPGARESLVNRWLFEHLFLAHLYFEGGESGHFFQLVRSRTPSGQPIDPIATRRPNDDPGMHFHYRLWPIQGVIVHKTHITYPLSAKKLARVRELFYASDWTVDALPGYGAQHRSNPFETFAAIPAEARYQFMLDHAEYFVRTFIRGPVCRGQIATDVIRDNFWALFQDPRHDLYLTDAEYRAEATPLLAMPGQFDEIGDLLGLWRSYRDKRNQYEELRRDAYAEALPPSWSHLWAGNDNALLSIYRHHDSAMVTKGLIGAVPQTLWLLDFPLLERTYYQLVVNFDVFGNVSHQAQTRLYFDLIRNGAELNFLRLMPPQARQAYLDDWYQNSGKLKMWLDYAEADLDSPTALRLPPQGAKRAFAEALLARYGSLNAGPDPINRCRGADCHRPGLVAELEDAEQALSRLTGRPAGGLRVIEQLPEATLLRVELADGRREVYSLLRNRAHSNVAFMMGESLRYQPALDTLTVYPGVLTSYPNFIFSLPAAEVPAFVAALEQARDEAAFEQVVMRWGIRRSHPEFWRHFHDLTVYIRETEPAEAAVLDMNRYQNL from the coding sequence ATGCCGCGCCGCTTTCTCGCCGTTCTGACCCTGCTCGCCAGCCCCTGGCTCGGTGCCGAGTCGCTGTCCTACAGCCGTGATATCCAGCCGATCTTCACGGCCAAGTGCGTGGCCTGCCATGCCTGCTACGACGCGCCCTGCCAGCTCAACCTGGGCAGCGGCGAGGGCGTGCTGCGCGGCGCCAGCAAGCAGCCGGTGTACGACGGCACGCGCACCCGCGCGCAGGCCACCACGCGGCTGTTCTTCGATGCCCGGGGCGAGGCGGCCTGGCGCGTGCGTGGCTTTTATTCGGTGCTGGATGGCCAGGCCGCGCTGGTCGCGCGCATGCTGGAGCTGGGGCGCGACAACCCGCTGACACCCAACGCCAAGCTGCCGGCGGACCTCGACCTGTCCATCGGTCGCGACAACCAGTGCCCGGCGCCCGAGGAGTTCGATGCCTACGCGAAGAAGTTCGCCCATGCCGGCATGCCCTTCGCCGTCAGCGGGCTCAGCGACGCCGAGTACGCCACCCTGCAGCGCTGGCTGGAGCAGGGGGCTGTGGTCGAGGAGCAGGCGCTGCAACCTTCGGCCACCGAACAACAGCAGATCGCCGAGTGGGAGGCCCTGCTCAACGCGCCCGGCGCGCGCGAGAGCCTGGTCAACCGCTGGCTGTTCGAGCACCTGTTCCTCGCCCACCTGTATTTCGAAGGCGGCGAGTCGGGGCACTTCTTCCAGCTGGTGCGCTCGCGCACGCCCAGCGGCCAGCCCATCGACCCCATCGCCACGCGCCGCCCCAACGACGACCCGGGCATGCACTTCCATTACCGCCTGTGGCCGATCCAGGGCGTTATCGTGCACAAGACCCACATCACCTACCCGCTTAGCGCGAAGAAGCTGGCCCGGGTACGCGAGCTGTTCTACGCCTCCGACTGGACGGTGGACGCGCTGCCGGGCTACGGCGCCCAGCACCGCTCCAACCCCTTCGAGACCTTCGCCGCCATCCCGGCCGAGGCGCGCTACCAGTTCATGCTGGATCACGCCGAGTACTTCGTGCGCACCTTCATCCGCGGGCCGGTGTGCCGCGGGCAGATCGCCACCGACGTGATCCGCGACAACTTCTGGGCACTGTTCCAGGACCCGCGCCACGACCTCTACCTGACCGATGCCGAGTATCGTGCCGAGGCCACGCCGCTGCTGGCCATGCCCGGCCAGTTCGACGAGATCGGCGACCTGCTGGGCCTGTGGCGCAGCTACCGCGACAAGCGCAACCAGTACGAGGAGCTGCGCCGCGACGCCTATGCCGAAGCGCTGCCGCCGAGCTGGTCGCACCTGTGGGCCGGCAACGACAATGCGCTGCTGTCGATCTACCGTCATCACGACAGCGCCATGGTGACCAAGGGCCTGATCGGCGCGGTACCGCAGACACTCTGGCTGCTGGATTTCCCGTTGCTGGAGCGCACCTATTACCAGCTGGTGGTCAACTTCGACGTGTTCGGCAACGTCTCGCACCAGGCGCAGACGCGCCTGTACTTCGACCTGATCCGCAACGGCGCCGAGCTGAATTTCCTCCGCCTGATGCCGCCGCAGGCACGCCAGGCCTACCTGGACGACTGGTACCAGAACAGCGGAAAGCTGAAGATGTGGCTGGACTATGCCGAGGCCGACCTGGACTCGCCGACCGCCCTCAGGCTGCCACCGCAGGGCGCCAAGAGGGCCTTCGCCGAGGCCCTGCTGGCGCGTTACGGCTCGCTGAACGCGGGGCCCGACCCGATCAACCGTTGTCGTGGCGCCGACTGCCACAGACCGGGCCTGGTGGCGGAGCTGGAGGATGCCGAGCAGGCGCTGAGCCGCCTGACCGGTCGCCCGGCCGGTGGCCTCAGGGTGATCGAACAACTGCCCGAGGCGACCCTGCTGCGCGTCGAGCTGGCCGATGGCCGGCGCGAGGTGTACAGCCTGCTGCGCAACCGCGCGCACAGCAACGTGGCCTTCATGATGGGCGAGTCGCTGCGCTACCAGCCGGCGCTGGATACCCTGACCGTCTACCCGGGCGTGCTGACCAGCTACCCGAACTTCATCTTCAGCCTGCCGGCGGCCGAGGTGCCGGCCTTCGTCGCGGCGCTGGAGCAGGCACGCGACGAGGCGGCCTTCGAGCAGGTGGTGATGCGCTGGGGCATCCGCCGCAGCCACCCCGAGTTCTGGCGGCATTTCCACGACCTGACCGTCTATATCCGCGAGACCGAGCCGGCAGAGGCGGCTGTGCTGGATATGAATCGCTACCAGAACCTCTGA
- the metH gene encoding methionine synthase, with the protein MSDRSARLQALSQALKERILILDGGMGTMIQSYKLEEADYRGTRFADWPSDVKGNNDLLLLTQPQIIAEIERAYLDAGADILETNTFNATRVSQADYGMEELTYELNLAGARVARQVADAKTAETPDRPRFVAGVLGPTSRTCSISPDVNNPGYRNVTFDELVENYTEATRGLIEGGADLILIETIFDTLNAKAAIFAVQQVFDEDGVELPIMISGTITDASGRTLSGQTTEAFLNSVRHAQPISIGLNCALGAKELRPYLAELAAKADTHVSAHPNAGLPNAFGEYDETPAQMAEVVEEFAASGLLNIVGGCCGTTPAHIQAIAEAVSKYPPRVIPDIPKACRLSGLEPFTIDRNSLFVNVGERTNITGSAKFARLIREENYAEALEVAQQQVEAGAQVIDINMDEGMLDSKAAMVTFLNLIASEPDISRVPIMIDSSKWEVIEAGLKCIQGKGIVNSISMKEGVEQFKHHAKLCKRYGAAVVVMAFDEVGQADTAARKKEICQRSYDILVNEVGFPPEDIIFDPNIFAVATGIEEHNNYAVDFIEACAYIRDELPYALSSGGVSNVSFSFRGNNPVREAIHSVFLYHAIKNGLSMGIVNAGQLEIYDEIPKELRDKVEDVVLNRNAEATEALLAIADQYKGGGAVKEAESEEWRALPVDKRLEHALVKGITTYIVEDTEECRQQCARPIEVIEGPLMSGMNVVGDLFGAGKMFLPQVVKSARVMKQAVAHLIPFIEAEKGDKPEAKGKILMATVKGDVHDIGKNIVGVVLGCNGYDVVDLGVMVPAEKILKTAIEEKCDIIGLSGLITPSLDEMVHVAKEMQRQGFTLPLMIGGATTSKAHTAVKIDPQYSNDAVVYVTDASRAVGVATSLLSKELKAEFVRKTREEYVVVRERTAARASRTERLSYAEAIANKPEFDWSTYLAPKPSFTGVQVLDDIDLRELAQYIDWTPFFISWDLAGKYPRILTDEIVGEAATSLFNDAQAMLNKLIDEKLIKARAVFGFWPANQVRHDDIEVYGDDGKPLATLHHLRQQGIKADGKPNLSLADFVAPKESGVTDYMGGFITTAGIGAEEVAKAFEAKGDDYSSIMVKALADRLAEACAEWLHERVRKDYWGYAKDETLDNEALIREQYVGIRPAPGYPACPDHTEKGTLFKLLDPEADYNKAGKSGVFLTEHYAMFPAAAVSGWYFAHPEAQYFAVGKVDQDQVQCYSKRKGQELAVTERWLAPNLGYQD; encoded by the coding sequence ATGTCCGACCGCAGCGCCCGCCTCCAGGCCCTTTCGCAAGCCCTGAAAGAACGCATCCTGATCCTCGACGGCGGCATGGGCACCATGATCCAGAGCTACAAGCTGGAAGAGGCCGACTACCGCGGCACCCGCTTCGCCGACTGGCCGAGCGACGTCAAGGGCAACAACGACCTGCTGCTGCTGACCCAGCCGCAGATCATCGCCGAGATCGAGCGGGCCTACCTGGATGCCGGCGCCGACATCCTCGAGACCAACACCTTCAACGCCACCCGCGTGTCCCAGGCCGACTACGGCATGGAGGAGCTGACCTACGAGCTCAACCTGGCCGGCGCCCGCGTCGCCCGCCAGGTGGCCGACGCCAAGACGGCCGAGACTCCGGACCGGCCGCGCTTCGTCGCCGGCGTACTCGGCCCGACCAGCCGCACCTGCTCGATCTCCCCGGACGTCAACAACCCCGGCTACCGCAACGTCACCTTCGACGAGCTGGTGGAGAACTACACCGAGGCCACCCGCGGCCTGATCGAGGGCGGCGCCGACCTGATCCTGATCGAGACCATCTTCGACACCCTCAACGCCAAGGCGGCGATCTTCGCCGTGCAGCAGGTGTTCGACGAGGACGGCGTGGAACTGCCGATCATGATCTCCGGCACCATCACCGACGCCTCCGGGCGCACCCTGTCCGGGCAGACCACCGAGGCCTTCCTCAACTCGGTGCGCCACGCCCAGCCCATCTCCATCGGCCTGAACTGCGCGCTCGGCGCCAAGGAGCTGCGCCCCTACCTGGCGGAGCTGGCGGCCAAGGCCGATACCCATGTCTCGGCCCACCCCAACGCCGGCCTGCCCAATGCCTTCGGCGAGTACGACGAGACCCCGGCGCAGATGGCCGAAGTGGTCGAGGAATTCGCCGCATCCGGCCTGCTCAACATCGTCGGCGGTTGCTGCGGCACCACCCCGGCGCATATCCAGGCCATCGCCGAGGCAGTCAGCAAGTATCCGCCGCGCGTGATCCCGGACATCCCCAAGGCCTGCCGCCTGTCCGGCCTGGAGCCCTTCACCATCGACCGCAACTCGCTGTTCGTGAACGTCGGCGAGCGCACCAACATCACCGGCAGCGCCAAGTTCGCCCGCCTGATCCGCGAGGAGAACTACGCCGAGGCCCTGGAAGTGGCGCAGCAGCAGGTGGAAGCCGGCGCCCAGGTGATCGACATCAACATGGACGAGGGCATGCTCGACTCCAAGGCGGCCATGGTCACCTTCCTCAACCTGATCGCCTCCGAGCCGGACATCTCGCGCGTGCCGATCATGATCGACTCCTCCAAGTGGGAAGTGATCGAGGCCGGCCTGAAATGCATCCAGGGCAAGGGCATCGTCAACTCGATCTCCATGAAGGAAGGCGTCGAGCAGTTCAAGCACCACGCCAAGCTATGCAAGCGCTACGGCGCCGCCGTGGTGGTGATGGCCTTCGACGAGGTCGGCCAGGCCGACACCGCCGCGCGCAAGAAGGAAATCTGTCAGCGTTCCTACGACATCCTGGTCAATGAAGTGGGCTTCCCGCCGGAAGACATCATCTTCGACCCGAACATCTTCGCCGTGGCCACCGGCATCGAGGAGCACAACAACTACGCGGTCGATTTCATCGAGGCCTGTGCCTATATCCGCGACGAGCTGCCCTATGCGCTCAGCTCCGGCGGCGTATCCAACGTGTCCTTCTCGTTCCGCGGCAACAACCCGGTGCGCGAGGCCATCCACTCGGTATTCCTCTACCACGCGATCAAGAACGGCCTGTCCATGGGCATCGTCAACGCCGGCCAGCTGGAGATCTACGACGAGATTCCCAAGGAGCTGCGCGACAAGGTCGAGGACGTGGTGCTCAACCGCAACGCCGAGGCCACCGAGGCCCTGCTGGCCATCGCCGACCAGTACAAGGGCGGCGGCGCGGTGAAGGAGGCCGAGAGCGAGGAATGGCGTGCGCTGCCGGTGGACAAGCGCCTGGAGCACGCGCTGGTCAAGGGCATCACCACTTACATAGTCGAGGACACCGAGGAGTGCCGCCAGCAGTGCGCGCGCCCCATCGAGGTGATCGAAGGCCCGCTGATGAGCGGCATGAACGTGGTCGGCGACCTGTTCGGCGCCGGCAAGATGTTCCTGCCCCAGGTGGTCAAGTCCGCCCGCGTGATGAAGCAGGCGGTGGCCCACCTGATCCCCTTCATCGAAGCGGAGAAAGGTGACAAGCCCGAGGCCAAGGGCAAGATCCTCATGGCCACGGTCAAGGGCGACGTGCACGACATCGGCAAGAACATCGTCGGCGTGGTGCTCGGCTGCAACGGCTACGACGTGGTCGACCTCGGCGTGATGGTGCCGGCGGAAAAGATCCTCAAGACCGCCATCGAGGAGAAGTGCGACATCATCGGCCTGTCCGGCCTGATCACCCCGTCGCTGGACGAGATGGTCCATGTGGCCAAGGAGATGCAGCGCCAGGGCTTCACCCTGCCACTGATGATCGGCGGCGCCACCACCTCCAAGGCCCACACCGCGGTGAAGATCGACCCGCAGTACAGCAACGACGCGGTGGTCTACGTCACCGACGCCTCGCGCGCCGTGGGCGTGGCCACCAGCCTGCTGTCCAAGGAGCTGAAGGCCGAGTTCGTGCGCAAGACCCGCGAGGAGTACGTGGTGGTGCGCGAGCGCACCGCCGCCCGCGCCTCGCGCACCGAGCGCCTGAGCTACGCCGAGGCCATCGCCAACAAGCCGGAGTTCGACTGGAGCACCTACCTCGCGCCCAAGCCGAGCTTCACCGGCGTGCAGGTGCTGGACGACATCGACCTGCGCGAGCTGGCCCAGTACATAGACTGGACGCCCTTCTTCATCTCCTGGGACCTGGCCGGCAAGTACCCGCGCATCCTCACCGACGAAATCGTCGGTGAAGCCGCCACCAGCCTGTTCAACGACGCCCAGGCGATGCTGAACAAGCTGATCGACGAGAAGCTGATCAAGGCCCGCGCCGTGTTCGGCTTCTGGCCGGCCAACCAGGTGCGCCACGACGACATCGAAGTCTACGGCGACGACGGCAAGCCCCTGGCCACCCTGCACCACCTGCGCCAGCAGGGCATCAAGGCGGACGGCAAGCCCAACCTGTCGCTGGCCGACTTCGTCGCGCCGAAGGAAAGCGGTGTGACCGACTATATGGGCGGCTTTATCACCACCGCCGGCATCGGCGCCGAGGAAGTGGCCAAGGCCTTTGAAGCCAAGGGCGACGACTACAGCTCGATCATGGTCAAGGCCCTCGCCGACCGCCTGGCCGAGGCCTGCGCCGAATGGCTGCACGAGCGCGTGCGCAAGGACTACTGGGGCTACGCCAAGGACGAGACCCTGGACAACGAGGCGCTGATCCGCGAGCAGTACGTCGGCATCCGCCCGGCCCCCGGCTACCCGGCCTGCCCGGACCACACCGAGAAGGGCACTCTGTTCAAGCTGCTCGACCCCGAGGCCGACTACAACAAGGCCGGCAAGAGCGGCGTGTTCCTCACCGAGCACTACGCCATGTTCCCGGCGGCGGCCGTGTCCGGCTGGTACTTCGCCCACCCCGAGGCGCAGTACTTCGCGGTCGGCAAGGTCGACCAGGACCAGGTGCAGTGCTACAGCAAGCGCAAGGGCCAGGAGCTGGCCGTGACCGAGCGCTGGCTGGCGCCGAATCTGGGGTATCAAGATTGA
- a CDS encoding DUF1272 domain-containing protein, translating into MLELRPGCECCDRDLPPESPDALICSFECTFCRDCAQSRLHGRCPNCGGELLQRPRRPADKLARFPASTERTFKPAGCPRD; encoded by the coding sequence ATGCTCGAACTGCGCCCCGGCTGCGAATGCTGCGACCGCGATCTGCCGCCCGAAAGCCCGGATGCGCTGATCTGCTCCTTCGAATGCACCTTCTGCCGCGACTGCGCGCAGTCGCGCCTGCACGGCCGCTGCCCGAACTGCGGCGGCGAGCTGCTGCAACGCCCGCGACGCCCGGCGGACAAGCTGGCGCGCTTTCCCGCCAGCACCGAACGCACCTTCAAGCCCGCCGGCTGCCCACGAGACTGA
- a CDS encoding outer membrane protein OmpK encodes MSRFALGLSLAATLASGQALAADLLQWQDNSLTYLNGTDFTVDPDKQQTITFEHASGWSVGDLFIFVDAIKYNGEAENGAGDGHTFYGEISPRLSLGKLSGADLSFGPVKDVLLAATYEFGEDDVESYLLGPAVDLNIPGFDYFQLNTYLRTTDGRRDGDNVWQITPVWSYTIPVGDSDLVIDGFMDWVVDNDDSYHANLHFNPQIKYDLAKAMGWGKRFYVGVEYDYWSDKYGIDDDGFVGSEILGGTDQSAISFLAKAHF; translated from the coding sequence ATGTCCCGCTTCGCCCTCGGCCTGAGCCTGGCCGCCACCCTCGCAAGCGGCCAGGCCCTGGCCGCCGACCTGCTGCAATGGCAGGACAACAGCCTGACCTACCTCAACGGCACCGACTTCACCGTCGACCCGGACAAGCAGCAGACCATCACCTTCGAGCATGCCAGTGGCTGGAGCGTCGGCGACCTGTTCATCTTCGTCGATGCCATCAAGTACAACGGCGAGGCCGAAAACGGCGCTGGCGACGGCCACACCTTCTACGGCGAGATCAGCCCGCGCCTGTCGCTGGGCAAGCTCAGCGGTGCCGACCTGTCGTTCGGCCCGGTCAAGGATGTGCTGCTGGCCGCCACCTACGAGTTCGGCGAGGACGACGTGGAGTCCTACCTGCTCGGCCCGGCCGTGGATCTGAACATCCCCGGCTTCGACTACTTCCAGCTCAACACCTACCTGCGCACCACCGATGGCCGCCGCGACGGTGACAACGTCTGGCAGATCACCCCGGTGTGGAGCTACACCATCCCGGTCGGCGATTCGGACCTGGTGATTGACGGCTTCATGGACTGGGTGGTGGACAACGACGACAGCTACCACGCCAACCTGCACTTCAACCCGCAGATCAAGTACGACCTGGCCAAGGCCATGGGCTGGGGCAAGCGCTTCTACGTCGGCGTCGAGTACGACTACTGGAGCGACAAGTACGGCATCGACGACGACGGCTTCGTCGGTTCGGAAATCCTCGGCGGCACCGACCAGAGCGCCATCAGCTTCCTGGCCAAGGCGCATTTCTAA
- the nfuA gene encoding Fe-S biogenesis protein NfuA, with the protein MSAITITDAAHDYLSDLLKKQNTTGIGIRVFITQPGTPYAETCIAYCKPGEQKPEDTALALKEFTAWIDAVSEPFLEDAVVDYATDRMGGQLTIKAPNAKVPMVNEDSPITERINYYLQTEINPGLASHGGQVTLVDVVEEGIAVLRFGGGCQGCGQADYTLKEGIEKTLLERIPELKGVRDVTDHSNRENAYY; encoded by the coding sequence ATGAGTGCCATCACCATTACCGACGCCGCCCACGATTACCTGTCCGACCTGCTGAAGAAGCAGAACACCACGGGCATCGGCATCCGCGTCTTCATCACCCAGCCCGGCACGCCCTACGCGGAAACCTGCATCGCCTACTGCAAGCCGGGCGAGCAGAAGCCGGAGGACACCGCCCTGGCGCTGAAGGAGTTCACCGCCTGGATCGACGCGGTCAGCGAGCCCTTCCTGGAAGACGCCGTGGTCGACTACGCCACCGACCGCATGGGTGGCCAGCTGACCATCAAGGCGCCGAACGCCAAGGTGCCGATGGTCAACGAGGACAGCCCGATCACCGAGCGCATCAACTACTACCTGCAGACCGAGATCAACCCGGGCCTGGCCAGCCACGGCGGCCAGGTGACTCTGGTCGACGTGGTCGAGGAAGGTATCGCCGTGCTGCGTTTCGGCGGCGGCTGCCAGGGCTGCGGCCAGGCCGACTACACCCTCAAGGAAGGCATCGAGAAGACCCTGCTGGAGCGCATCCCCGAGCTCAAGGGCGTGCGTGACGTGACCGACCACAGCAACCGCGAGAACGCCTACTACTAA
- a CDS encoding MFS transporter: MLLRNPTLLRLFLAQGLFWSCTLIGVTLTSLVGLQLAPANALATLPLALLVLGYLLTTQPLSGFMQRRGRRAGLLLGATAGVAGGLLSAAGVWLADFWLFCLGALILGPYQASAMYYRFAALEAVDDAHKGRATAWVIGGGLLAALLAPELTLWARDALATPFVGAYLALAALAAFALPLLAGLRQGALPPGNSGGLQAMRELLARPLVRAAIATTAIGHGLMILVMNATPLAMSFCGLPLAAGAEVIRWHMVGMFLPAFVAGPLVDRLGAVRVAQIGIALLVASALIATSGQQQAHFLISSLLLGIGWNLMLVAGTALLGQGHSPAERGQAQGLMELGNGAVAACASFASGALISGLGWSPVNLAMLPLLGLALLALLGGRRQVQPA; this comes from the coding sequence CTGCTACTGCGCAACCCCACCCTGCTGCGCCTGTTCCTCGCCCAGGGCCTGTTCTGGAGCTGCACCCTGATCGGCGTGACCCTGACCTCGCTGGTCGGCCTGCAATTGGCACCGGCCAACGCCCTGGCCACCCTGCCGCTGGCCCTGCTGGTGCTCGGCTACCTGCTGACGACCCAGCCGCTGTCGGGCTTTATGCAGCGCCGCGGGCGCCGCGCCGGGTTGCTGCTGGGCGCCACTGCCGGCGTGGCCGGCGGCCTGCTCAGCGCCGCCGGCGTATGGCTGGCAGACTTCTGGCTGTTCTGCCTGGGCGCGCTCATCCTCGGACCGTACCAGGCCTCGGCCATGTACTACCGCTTCGCCGCGCTGGAGGCCGTGGACGACGCCCACAAGGGCCGCGCCACCGCCTGGGTGATCGGTGGCGGCCTGCTGGCCGCGCTGCTGGCGCCGGAGCTGACCCTGTGGGCGCGCGATGCCCTGGCCACGCCCTTCGTCGGCGCCTACCTGGCGCTCGCCGCCCTAGCCGCCTTCGCCCTGCCTCTGCTCGCCGGCCTGCGCCAGGGCGCGTTGCCGCCAGGCAACAGCGGCGGCCTGCAGGCCATGCGCGAGCTGCTGGCCCGGCCACTGGTACGCGCTGCCATCGCCACCACGGCTATCGGCCACGGCCTGATGATCCTGGTGATGAACGCCACGCCGCTGGCCATGAGCTTCTGCGGCCTGCCGCTGGCGGCCGGCGCCGAGGTGATCCGCTGGCACATGGTCGGCATGTTCCTGCCGGCCTTCGTCGCCGGCCCGCTGGTCGATCGCCTCGGTGCCGTGCGCGTGGCGCAGATAGGCATAGCGCTGCTGGTGGCCAGCGCGCTGATCGCCACGAGCGGCCAGCAGCAGGCGCACTTCCTGATCTCCTCGCTGTTGCTAGGTATAGGCTGGAACCTGATGCTGGTGGCCGGCACCGCCCTGCTCGGCCAGGGCCACAGCCCAGCCGAGCGTGGCCAGGCCCAGGGCCTGATGGAACTGGGCAACGGCGCGGTGGCGGCCTGCGCCTCCTTCGCCTCGGGCGCGCTGATCAGCGGCCTGGGCTGGAGCCCGGTGAACCTGGCCATGCTGCCGCTGCTGGGCCTGGCCCTGCTGGCGCTGCTCGGCGGCCGCAGGCAGGTACAGCCGGCCTAG
- a CDS encoding GlxA family transcriptional regulator, translating into MRTIASLLYPDVMSLDVSGPLQVFASANVELRRQGQAEAYRLLVLGEQAGPMATSAGFQLVAERAWRDCDPAELDTLLIPGGLGETAQCANRPLLDWLRAAEPQVRRLGSVCSGALILAAAGLLDGRRATTHWADVPALRRHPRIEVDGDRLHTYDPDGRDGDAHVFTSAGVTAGIDLALALVEADLGRPLALAVARRLVMFLRRPGGQAQFSALLAPDACRTPRLLGLLEWMAQNLAADLSLEALAARANLSTRSLSRLFVQELGMGPGRYVEQLRLEAARGLLQDSGASIGTVARLTGFRHPENLRRTFHKHLSVSPQDYAERFA; encoded by the coding sequence ATGAGAACCATCGCCAGCCTGCTCTACCCCGACGTGATGAGCCTGGACGTCAGCGGACCACTGCAGGTGTTCGCCTCGGCCAACGTCGAGCTGCGCCGCCAGGGCCAGGCCGAGGCCTATCGCCTGCTGGTGCTGGGCGAGCAGGCTGGCCCCATGGCCACTTCCGCCGGCTTCCAGCTGGTGGCCGAGCGCGCCTGGCGTGACTGCGACCCGGCCGAGCTGGACACCCTGCTGATTCCCGGCGGCCTGGGTGAGACCGCGCAGTGCGCCAACCGGCCGCTGCTGGACTGGCTGCGCGCCGCCGAACCGCAGGTACGCCGACTCGGCTCGGTGTGCTCCGGCGCCCTGATCCTGGCCGCCGCCGGCCTGCTCGACGGCCGCCGTGCCACCACCCACTGGGCCGACGTGCCGGCGCTGCGCCGCCACCCGCGCATCGAGGTGGACGGCGACCGCCTGCACACCTACGACCCCGATGGCCGCGACGGCGACGCCCATGTGTTCACCTCGGCCGGGGTCACCGCCGGCATCGACCTGGCCCTGGCGCTGGTCGAGGCCGACCTCGGCCGCCCGCTGGCCCTGGCCGTGGCCCGGCGCCTGGTGATGTTCCTCCGCCGCCCCGGCGGCCAGGCGCAATTCAGCGCCCTGCTCGCCCCGGACGCCTGCCGCACGCCGCGCCTGCTCGGTCTGCTCGAATGGATGGCGCAGAACCTGGCCGCCGACCTGTCACTGGAGGCCCTGGCGGCGCGCGCCAACCTGTCGACCCGTAGCCTGTCGCGCCTGTTCGTCCAGGAGCTGGGCATGGGCCCGGGGCGCTACGTCGAGCAGTTGCGCCTGGAGGCCGCGCGCGGCCTGCTGCAGGACAGCGGCGCCTCGATCGGCACGGTGGCGCGGCTGACCGGCTTCCGCCACCCGGAGAACCTGCGCCGCACCTTCCACAAGCACCTGTCGGTCAGCCCGCAGGACTACGCCGAACGTTTCGCCTGA